One Nostoc sp. UHCC 0302 DNA window includes the following coding sequences:
- a CDS encoding peptidase domain-containing ABC transporter has product MVSVFSKQQVGEFITQTLGERLSSEELQTCLAVTEIVEPPIAKQFWQAAEAERGIHIILEGKVRLLDNSDNLIATLSAGASFGEVTLFPEDDFGYYTARASTNLKLCFLKQEVLQALINKYPAISDRLHHQAEVFDILLLCFQNSQLPPNTSTQPILKALSLFERHYLEVGSVPTTLCKESKLWLLHRGELLHSDGHKLTPGNIYPARKRGSWQATQPTIVYCLRTSNWQAARQLWPLLTEFLGSDSDSKVIAHEGFQTQHKKSSQRKFVNERKTIPFRPRTSPTKQKQELRRAYFPSPKVKVGQLWGQFSKRYPYFAQQSASDCGAACLVMIGRYWGKHFSVNRLRDTANVGRSGASLRGLTAAAESIGFTTRPVKASLDKLAQQPLPAIAHWEGRHYIVVYEITPKRVIVGDPAIGQHSLTHTEFKAGWTGNALLLQPTALLEETPEERTPLWQFLELVKPHWKVLLEVFIASVFIQVFGLITPLFTQLLLDRVIVQGSILTLNAVGLGLVIFGLFRVAMTGLRQYLLDHTANRVGVALTVGFIKHTYRLPLSFFESRYVGDIVSRVQENQKIQRFLTGEALSIILDLLTVFIYVGLMFWYSWQMAFLALLIVPPFVLLALFATPFFRRINQDIFNALANESSYLIQSLNGIRSIRSMAVEQTVRWHWEELLNNFIKKMFSAQVIGNQFQIFSSTIQSLITTGLLWYGAWLVIQNQLTIGQLVAFNMLLGNIIQPFQRLTALWNQVQEVIVSTERINDVLEAEPEEDLQHQPRQFLSKLRGNIRFENVTFRYHPESEINVLENLSFEIKPEQAVAVVGRSGSGKTTLSKLILGLYPATEGNILIDGHDVSSIALRSLREQIGVVDQDTFLFGGTIRENISIAHPEASLEEIIEAARLAGADEFIQQLPLGYETQIGEGGGMLSGGQRQRLAIARALLGNPRLLIFDEATSHLDSESERIIQKNLKTILKGRTSLIIAHRLSTVRNADLILVLDRGVLVESGTHDELIAKKGHYYYLNQQQLTQVS; this is encoded by the coding sequence ATGGTATCGGTATTTTCAAAGCAACAGGTCGGTGAATTTATTACCCAGACCTTGGGGGAGAGGCTTTCATCAGAAGAACTGCAAACTTGCTTGGCAGTGACAGAAATAGTCGAGCCACCAATTGCCAAGCAGTTTTGGCAAGCAGCAGAAGCAGAAAGAGGCATCCATATTATCCTAGAAGGTAAAGTCAGACTTTTGGATAACTCTGACAACTTAATTGCCACTTTATCAGCAGGGGCATCATTCGGGGAAGTGACGCTGTTTCCAGAAGATGACTTCGGATATTACACTGCTAGAGCTTCTACAAACTTAAAGCTTTGCTTTCTCAAGCAAGAAGTATTACAAGCTTTAATCAATAAATATCCAGCAATTAGCGATCGCCTACATCATCAAGCAGAAGTTTTTGACATATTGCTGTTGTGTTTCCAAAACTCTCAATTACCTCCTAATACTAGTACCCAACCCATACTCAAAGCCTTATCACTATTTGAGCGGCACTATCTAGAAGTTGGCTCTGTCCCCACAACACTATGCAAAGAATCTAAGCTGTGGTTGCTGCATCGAGGTGAATTATTACATTCAGACGGTCACAAACTGACTCCAGGCAACATCTATCCTGCGAGAAAACGAGGTAGTTGGCAAGCGACACAACCAACAATTGTCTACTGTCTGCGGACTTCTAATTGGCAAGCAGCAAGGCAATTATGGCCTCTATTGACAGAATTTCTTGGTTCAGACTCAGACTCAAAAGTGATTGCTCATGAAGGCTTTCAGACTCAACATAAAAAGTCTTCTCAAAGAAAATTTGTTAACGAAAGAAAAACTATTCCATTTCGCCCGCGAACCTCGCCAACAAAACAAAAGCAGGAATTACGCCGAGCTTATTTTCCTAGTCCCAAGGTAAAAGTCGGGCAACTATGGGGACAATTTAGCAAGCGTTATCCATACTTTGCTCAACAAAGCGCTTCTGACTGTGGCGCAGCTTGCCTAGTAATGATTGGTCGCTATTGGGGTAAGCACTTCAGCGTTAATCGCTTGCGGGATACCGCTAATGTTGGTCGCAGTGGCGCATCACTGAGAGGTTTAACAGCAGCAGCAGAAAGCATCGGTTTTACTACCCGACCAGTTAAAGCCAGTCTTGATAAGTTAGCACAACAACCTCTACCTGCGATCGCACATTGGGAAGGCAGACATTACATAGTTGTGTACGAAATTACACCTAAAAGAGTAATTGTAGGCGACCCAGCGATCGGTCAACATAGCCTCACTCATACTGAATTTAAAGCTGGTTGGACAGGTAATGCCTTATTATTGCAACCTACAGCTTTACTTGAAGAAACTCCAGAAGAAAGAACGCCATTGTGGCAGTTTCTAGAGTTAGTTAAACCTCATTGGAAAGTATTGTTAGAAGTCTTTATCGCTAGTGTATTTATTCAAGTTTTTGGGTTAATAACACCGCTATTTACTCAGCTACTTTTAGACCGAGTAATTGTTCAAGGTAGCATTTTAACTTTAAATGCTGTAGGATTAGGATTGGTGATATTTGGTTTATTCCGCGTAGCCATGACTGGACTGCGGCAATATCTATTAGATCACACTGCTAACCGCGTAGGAGTGGCGCTGACAGTAGGTTTTATTAAACATACCTATCGCCTACCTTTATCCTTTTTTGAGTCGCGTTATGTTGGCGATATTGTTTCTCGTGTCCAAGAAAATCAAAAAATTCAACGTTTCCTTACTGGTGAAGCACTGTCAATTATTCTAGATTTGTTGACAGTATTTATCTATGTGGGATTGATGTTTTGGTACAGTTGGCAAATGGCTTTTTTAGCACTTTTGATTGTACCACCATTTGTTCTACTAGCGTTGTTTGCTACACCTTTCTTTCGCCGCATTAACCAAGATATTTTTAATGCTTTAGCCAACGAAAGTAGTTATTTGATTCAATCTTTGAATGGGATTCGCTCAATTCGCTCAATGGCAGTAGAACAGACAGTACGTTGGCATTGGGAAGAGTTACTAAACAATTTCATTAAAAAAATGTTTAGCGCTCAGGTAATTGGCAACCAATTTCAAATTTTTAGTTCTACAATCCAATCGTTAATAACTACTGGTTTACTATGGTATGGAGCATGGTTAGTGATTCAAAATCAACTCACTATAGGACAACTAGTCGCTTTCAATATGTTGTTAGGCAACATTATTCAACCTTTTCAACGACTAACTGCACTGTGGAATCAGGTACAAGAAGTTATTGTTTCCACAGAACGCATTAATGATGTTTTAGAGGCAGAACCGGAAGAAGATTTACAACATCAACCACGTCAGTTTTTATCTAAGTTACGAGGTAATATTCGCTTTGAAAACGTCACTTTTCGCTATCACCCAGAAAGTGAAATTAATGTTCTGGAAAACTTGAGCTTTGAAATTAAGCCTGAACAAGCAGTAGCAGTTGTAGGGCGGAGTGGTTCAGGAAAAACTACACTTTCCAAGCTAATCTTAGGCTTATATCCAGCAACAGAAGGCAACATATTAATTGATGGTCATGATGTTAGTAGTATTGCCTTGCGATCGCTCCGGGAGCAAATAGGAGTAGTTGATCAAGATACTTTTTTGTTTGGTGGTACGATTCGGGAGAATATTAGTATTGCTCACCCAGAAGCCAGTCTTGAAGAAATTATCGAGGCGGCACGTTTAGCTGGGGCAGATGAATTTATTCAGCAATTACCTTTAGGTTACGAAACTCAAATTGGTGAAGGCGGCGGGATGCTTTCTGGGGGACAACGCCAACGCCTAGCAATTGCCCGTGCTTTGTTGGGTAATCCCCGGTTATTGATTTTTGATGAAGCCACCAGCCATCTAGATTCTGAATCGGAACGCATCATTCAGAAAAACTTGAAAACTATTCTGAAAGGACGTACCAGTTTGATCATTGCCCATCGTCTGTCTACTGTCCGCAACGCTGATTTAATTTTAGTTTTGGATCGCGGCGTTTTAGTTGAGAGTGGTACTCATGACGAACTAATTGCTAAAAAAGGGCATTATTACTACCTCAACCAACAACAATTAACACAAGTAAGTTGA
- a CDS encoding helix-turn-helix domain-containing protein, with amino-acid sequence MSKHFSKPKEFEKYDFTCSKYLTSFQRKVLLKHLQDDLQPEYRRRLEIMLLADMGKSQTQICQILGCSQEMARYWIAVAQAGIAHTWNERPIGRPKTVNAEYIQRLQQLVSHNPHEYGYPFRCWTAQWLSKHLAKEFGIEISVRHMYRLLKQLGLSTKQKHSSGKQSTKDKDTAITICDLQSNSEASFDWYLI; translated from the coding sequence ATGTCAAAGCATTTTAGTAAGCCTAAAGAATTTGAAAAGTATGATTTTACTTGTAGTAAGTATTTAACATCGTTTCAGCGTAAGGTGCTATTGAAGCATTTACAAGATGATTTGCAACCAGAATACCGTCGGAGGTTGGAAATCATGTTACTAGCAGATATGGGTAAATCTCAAACTCAAATTTGTCAAATATTAGGTTGTTCCCAAGAAATGGCACGGTATTGGATTGCTGTAGCACAAGCTGGTATAGCGCACACATGGAATGAACGGCCTATAGGCAGACCCAAGACTGTTAATGCTGAATATATTCAACGTTTGCAACAATTGGTGAGTCACAATCCTCATGAGTACGGCTATCCATTTCGATGCTGGACGGCTCAGTGGTTAAGTAAACATTTAGCCAAAGAATTTGGTATTGAAATAAGCGTTCGCCACATGTACCGCCTACTCAAACAACTAGGATTGTCTACAAAACAAAAACACTCCTCTGGTAAACAATCAACTAAGGATAAAGATACAGCCATTACTATTTGCGATTTGCAATCTAACTCTGAGGCTAGTTTTGATTGGTATTTGATTTAA
- a CDS encoding response regulator transcription factor, whose product MKHDKSSPIRLLIVDDQSLIRQGLKAMLEQEPDLEVVGDAENGKVALELVAALQPDVVLMDIRMPEMDGRTATKLIVQNFPNIKVLVLSTFDDDSYLTGAMRAGAKGYLLKDMPSSELADAIRFGHYGYTQFGPGLFDKLLVTETASASTSQNSASSKSSEITAREQEVLSLIGVGATNREIAEKLYITEGTVKTHVTSILNRLNLKNRSQLAIYANSVLNQENKPSDNS is encoded by the coding sequence ATGAAACATGATAAATCCTCTCCAATTCGCTTGTTAATCGTTGACGACCAGAGCCTCATTCGTCAGGGGCTTAAAGCAATGCTAGAACAGGAACCTGATTTGGAGGTCGTCGGTGATGCTGAGAATGGTAAAGTTGCTCTAGAGCTTGTTGCAGCACTCCAGCCCGATGTGGTGCTAATGGATATTCGGATGCCGGAAATGGATGGACGAACTGCAACAAAACTGATTGTGCAAAACTTTCCCAATATTAAAGTTCTCGTCTTGAGTACATTTGATGATGATTCTTATCTAACAGGGGCAATGCGTGCAGGCGCAAAAGGATATTTGCTCAAAGATATGCCCTCAAGTGAGCTAGCAGATGCAATTCGCTTTGGGCATTATGGCTATACTCAATTTGGGCCGGGGTTATTTGATAAACTATTGGTGACGGAAACAGCTTCGGCTTCAACTAGCCAAAACTCCGCCTCATCAAAGTCATCGGAAATTACCGCACGAGAACAAGAAGTTTTATCTTTGATAGGCGTTGGCGCAACGAACCGCGAAATTGCCGAAAAACTTTATATTACAGAAGGAACGGTAAAAACTCATGTGACGAGTATTCTCAACCGCCTCAATCTCAAAAATCGCTCGCAACTTGCCATTTATGCAAATTCTGTTCTTAATCAAGAAAACAAACCATCTGATAATTCGTGA
- a CDS encoding response regulator transcription factor, with amino-acid sequence MIRVLLVEDQEIVRRGLKTLLETKPDLQVIGEANNGLSAIKQLETLREIAQLPDVVLMDIRMPVMNGVKATQLICQQFPDIKVLVLTTFNDTEYVAEALRFGAKGYLLKDTPADELAQAIRSIYQGYTQFGPGIVEKLIAETPTTQPNSAEPLAPGLTELTNREREVLRLIAKGANNREIAQALHLSEGTVRNHITHILTRLNVRDRTQAAIVANSCRAWLENAGSES; translated from the coding sequence ATAATTCGAGTGCTGCTTGTAGAAGACCAAGAAATTGTCCGGCGGGGTCTAAAGACGTTGCTGGAAACGAAGCCCGATCTTCAGGTGATTGGTGAAGCAAATAATGGTCTTAGCGCGATTAAGCAACTCGAAACTTTACGAGAAATCGCCCAATTACCTGATGTAGTGCTAATGGATATCCGAATGCCTGTAATGAATGGTGTAAAAGCAACACAGTTGATTTGTCAGCAATTTCCAGACATTAAGGTTTTAGTTCTGACTACGTTTAACGATACTGAGTATGTTGCAGAAGCACTGCGCTTTGGAGCGAAGGGATATTTATTAAAGGATACCCCCGCCGATGAACTCGCTCAGGCGATTCGATCAATTTACCAAGGCTATACCCAATTCGGGCCTGGAATTGTAGAGAAATTGATTGCTGAAACGCCAACAACGCAGCCAAACTCAGCAGAACCATTAGCGCCAGGGTTAACGGAATTGACGAACAGAGAGCGAGAGGTTTTACGATTGATTGCAAAAGGCGCAAACAACCGAGAAATTGCCCAAGCGCTTCACCTGTCTGAAGGGACAGTTAGAAATCACATCACGCATATCTTAACTCGGCTAAATGTGCGCGATCGCACTCAAGCTGCGATCGTCGCGAATTCCTGTCGCGCTTGGTTAGAAAATGCTGGGTCTGAATCATGA
- a CDS encoding response regulator yields MELSQSAKGDILIVDDTLDNLRLLSAMLAEQGYEVRSVTNGSMALIGIQAQPPDLILLDINMPGMNGYEVCQRLKSSPQTQEIPVIFISALNEVFDKVKAFSVGGVDFIHKPFQIEEVLARMEHQLKLRRLQLQLHEKNRRLQDTEAELRRSLDQQKALNQRIEEMVALEERNRIARDIHDSLGHSLVALNVQMETVLTLWEVDPNRARSFLLEAKKLGSEALREVRESVSAIRSDPLHGQLLEGAIAYLAEEFYHLTDVLPECQIDLSQPLSDSVNHVVYRIVQEGLTNIYKHAKATAVQIKIQTTASGLSLILQDNGKGFESDQAVAGYGLQGMRERTATVNAQLEIISKPGAGCRIVANFLRD; encoded by the coding sequence ATGGAATTAAGCCAATCAGCCAAGGGAGATATTCTGATCGTTGATGATACCCTGGATAATCTTCGCCTCCTATCAGCAATGCTTGCGGAGCAAGGATACGAAGTTCGGAGTGTCACCAATGGTTCTATGGCGTTGATCGGCATACAGGCTCAACCTCCAGATTTGATTCTGCTCGATATTAATATGCCTGGAATGAACGGCTATGAAGTATGCCAGCGCCTAAAGTCTAGTCCCCAAACACAGGAGATTCCCGTCATTTTTATTAGTGCTTTGAATGAAGTCTTTGATAAGGTAAAAGCTTTCTCGGTTGGGGGCGTTGATTTTATTCACAAACCTTTTCAGATTGAGGAAGTTCTCGCCCGAATGGAGCATCAACTCAAACTTCGCCGCTTACAACTACAACTCCATGAGAAAAATCGTCGCTTGCAGGACACAGAAGCAGAACTGAGGCGATCGCTTGACCAGCAGAAGGCGCTGAATCAACGCATTGAGGAAATGGTAGCGCTAGAAGAACGCAATCGGATAGCGCGTGACATCCATGACTCGCTGGGACATTCTCTCGTAGCGCTAAATGTGCAAATGGAAACAGTGCTAACGCTTTGGGAAGTTGATCCAAATCGAGCGCGATCGTTTTTATTAGAAGCGAAAAAATTGGGTTCCGAAGCTCTGCGGGAGGTGCGTGAATCAGTTTCTGCAATTCGCTCAGATCCACTCCACGGACAATTACTCGAAGGTGCGATCGCCTACCTTGCTGAGGAATTCTATCACCTTACCGATGTCTTACCAGAGTGCCAGATTGATTTATCACAACCGCTCTCTGATTCAGTAAATCATGTCGTATATCGCATTGTCCAGGAAGGGCTGACCAATATTTATAAACACGCCAAAGCCACAGCTGTTCAGATCAAAATTCAAACAACGGCTTCTGGGCTATCGTTGATACTCCAAGATAACGGCAAAGGCTTTGAGTCAGATCAAGCCGTGGCGGGATACGGACTCCAAGGGATGCGAGAACGAACAGCTACAGTAAACGCACAGCTAGAAATTATCAGTAAACCGGGTGCTGGTTGTCGGATTGTTGCTAACTTTCTTAGGGACTAG